The window TTCGGGAACGATAAAAGATGCACTTGGAGGTGCTTTACCCGGTGCCAGTGTGCGGGTAAAAGGTACCGGTATTGGTACCTCTACTGATATAAACGGTAAGTTTGCATTAAATGCTCCCGAAAATGCAGTTCTGGTTGTGTCTTACGCAGGCTTTCAAACCAAAGAAATTTCAATCGGGACTAAAACCATTATTGATATTGTGTTAACAGAAGATACCAAGCAACTAACCGATGTGGTAGTTACTGCTTTAGGTATTAAGAAAGAAAGAAGAGCATTAGGCTATTCGGTTACACAAGTGGGCGGCGAAACCTTAACCCAGGCAAGAGAAAATAGTGTATTAAACTCATTGGTAGGTAAAGTTGCCGGCTTAGATGTTAGTTCAACGTCAGGTGGTGCTGGTGCAGCAACCAGTATTATTATCCGCGGTGTTTCCAGTCTGGGCCAAAGCAGTCAGCCTTTATATGTAATTAATGGTATTCCCATGGAGAGCGAGCCGGTGGGCAGATTCAACGCAAACTCCGTTGGTAACTCTGGCGGGCAATATGATAATGCGCCCGACCGTGGTGATGCCATCGGCAATTTAAATCCCGATGATATTGAAAGTATTTCGGTTTTAAAGGGGGCGGCAGCAGCAGCATTATACGGTTATCGTGCCAAAGCTGGTGTAATTTTAATCACCACAAAAAGTGGTAAGGGAAACAGCATAGAGTTTAACAGCAACTATGTGGGCGAGCAGGTGATGGACAGGACAAACTGGCAGTATGTTTATGGTCAGGGTGTAAATGGACAAAAACCAGCTACTCAACTCGCTGCAGCCTCTACGGGCGGATCGAGTTGGGGTGCGCGATTGGATGGCTCGAATGTGATACAATTTGATGGAGTAAGCAGGCCTTATTCCGCTCAGCAAAGTAATATCGAGGATTTTTATAAAACGGGAAATAGCTTTACCAATACTTTAGCATTAAATAAAACCTTTACCGGCGGGGTAATCCGCGTTTCGGGAAGCGACTTGCACAACAATTCTGTTGTACCTAACTCAGGCCTGAACAGACAGAATTTTACCCTGTCAAGTACTTTCGATCCGGTTAAAAACCTGGTTGTGGATGCGCGTTTTAACTATATTTTAGAGCAAGCTAAAAACCGTCCAATGGTTTCGGATGGTGCTGGTAATGCCAATTACAACGCTGCTTTTTTACCAACCAGTATAAATATTAATGATTTAAAACCATGGAAAAACGATAAAGGAAACGAAATCCTTTATAATACAGGTAATCCTTACGCAACTAATCCCTGGTTTGCAGCTTACGAATTTATCCATAACACCAAAAAAGAACGTTTACTAAGTTCGGCCAATGCAAAATATACTTTCGATAATGGATTATTTTTGCAGGCAAGAGCTGGTAGAGATGCGTATAACGAGACCTATTTGGGCGTAACACCTTCCGGAACGGCTTACGATCTGGATGGAGGTTACACTGAACAGTTAACAAATTTTTCTGATATCAATGTGGATGGTTTAATCGGTAAATCTTTCAAAATAGACGATTTTTCGATTACGCCAAATATCGGCGCTAGTTATCGCCGCACCAAATTAACGCAAACTACTAACCAGGGCGGTTCCTTCCAGATACCTGGAATCTATACCCTATCCAATACCGGCGGGAAAACGGTTAGCGTTACCCAAAGCGATCAGGAAACACAATCCATTTATGGTACTTTAGAATTTACTTATAAAGATATCTTTTACTTAACGGGAAGTGGAAGAAGCGACTGGTTTTCTACTTTAGCAACACCAGGAAAAGATAATAAACTAAGCGTATTTTATCCCGCCATTAGCGGTTCGTTCGTTTTTTCCGAACTATGGAAGCCATCTTTCTTAAGCTTCGGTAAATTAAGGGCAGGATACGCTGTAGTGGGGCAAGGAGCCTTACCGTTTAAAACGCAATTGTATTATAACCTGCGCAGCGAAACGGTTAACGGAAGTCCGATTGGGAATATCGTAAATTCATCTATCCCAAATGCATCATTATTTGCTTCGAAAGCGAAAGAGCTCGAAATTGGTACTGAGATGCGCTTCTTTGGCGATAGATTAAATCTTGATCTGACCTGGTATAACAAAAAATCGAGTGATGAAATTCTGGATGTACCTACTTCAACTACCACTGGTTACAATGGTGCCACTTTAAATATCGGCGAATTACAAAACAAGGGTGTCGAAGCATTAATCTCTGGCGTGGTGCTAAAAAATAAAGATTTCAGCTGGACATCAAGCGTAAACGGATCGTACAACGATAATAAGGTAATTACGCTGGCACCAGGTACCGCTTCTCAGCTACTGGCCACTTCAAGAAGTAATGTTGGTTTTTTACAAAACATAGCAGGCTTGCCAGTTGGACAGGTAATGGCTTACGATTTTAAATACGATGCCAGCGGAAATATTGTTAAGGATACCAACGGAGCGCCAGAAAGAGGCGAATTAAAAGCTTACGGTTCTGCCTATGGGAAATGGGGTGCAGGCTGGAATAACGAATTTAGCTATAAAGGTGTTAACCTATCTTTCTTAATTGATGGTAAATGGGGTGGAAAAATTTTCTCGGCAACCGATTACTACGGTTATGTTTTCGGACTTCACCAGGCTACTTTAGAAAACCGCGATGCATTGGGTATAAATGCAGCCAATTATTATACCACCTATGCCAACAACGTATCAAAACAATTTGTTCAGGATGCCAGCTTTGTCAAATTCAGACAGGTGATATTGGGATATAATTTCCCGGCAAAAATGTTCAACAATAAGATTAAAGGTCTCAATTTAAGTTTTGTTGGGCGTAACTTATTCATTATCATGAAAAAGACGGATAATATCGATCCCGAATCGAGTTATAATGCCACTTTTCCCGGTATGGAGTTAGGCGGTGTGCCGCCTGTGCGCACCTATGGTTTAAATTTAAGTGTTAAGTTATAATCCTTTAAACGAATTGAAAATGAAAACGATCATAAAATTATACATACCACTTATTTTATCTGGATTAGCATTGATAACTGGTTGTACAAAAGACTTCGAAAAAATTAATACAGACCCGGTTTCGGTTGGGCAAGAACAATATAATCCTAATTATTTATTATCAACAGCGCAGTTAAACTATACCGGAAGCATCGATTTTGCCTACGAAACCTGGCGGGGGAATTTAATTTATGCCTCTACAATGATGCAGGGAATGTCGTCGGTAATTGGGTATTGGGCAGGAGATAAATACATGTTAAACGAAGGTTATACAGCCGCTTACTGGGAAAAAGCCTATCCCGATCAGGTAAAATACGCTGCCGATCTGGTAGAATTTACCAAAGGTAAAACCCAATACAACAATGTTTACCAAATGGGCAGAATCTGGAAAGCCTTAATTTTTGAACGCTTAACCGATTTATATGGCGATGTGCCTTATTTTGATGCAGGTAAAGGTTATTATACCGGAAACTTGTACCCTAAATATGATGCACAACAAGCCATTTATGCCGATTTGTTGAAAGAGGTTGATGAGGCAGGGAATGCTTTAAGCGTAGGTGGAGATGCAGTAACTGGCGATTTGGTATTTGCCGGGGATATTGCAAAATGGAAACGATTTGCTGCCAGTTTAATGTTGCGTATGGCCATGCGTTTAACCAAAGCAGATGCGACTTTAGCACAAACTTATATTAACAAGGCGGTGGGTAAAACCATGACAGGCGATGCAGATAATGCTTTTTTCAAGCATGATGTTAACGGTAGCCGTGTTACCCAAAACAGAAATGCCCAGGTTTTATTGGGTGATGGCGGTCAGGAGAATTTTTATACCAGATGGAGCAGTACATTTATCAACTACTTAAAAACCAATAACGACCCGCGTTTAAGTAAAGTAGCAGTAACCAAATTGTATTTAACTGATGGGACTAAAGACCAGAACCCAGCTTATATTACCACAGCTTCGGTACAAAAGGGAATGCCAAACGGTAAAGATTTAAGTGGTATTGCTGGTAGAGATGTCCGTCAGGATCCATCTTATACCGATTTTACAGATTATTCTTCACCAAACCCAGGTATGCTAAAACGAAATGGCAATACCTTTATCCTTACCTATGCAGAAACTGAGCTACTTTGGGCCGAAGCTGCCCAACGTTATGGTATTGGAGGTTCGGCCGCTACACATTATAATGCAGGTGTAACATCTGCTATGACTTATCTTTCGCAGTACGATGCTGCAATGGCTGTTAGTGCAACCGATGCTGCTGCTTATTTAACTGCACATCCTTATGTACCAACAAATGGTTTAGATATGATTGCTACGCAATACTGGGCACATACCATCACCATGCTCGATTTTTACGAAACCTGGTCTAACTGGAGAAGAACTGGAATTCCAGCTTTAGTTCCTGTGGTATATCCTAATACCAACACCGGTGGCTCAATTCCCCGTCGTTTTCCTTACCCGCTTTTTGAAGGTGTATCTAATGCCACGAACTACAAGGCTGCATCAGCCGCTGTTCCGGGTGGAGATAAACTCGTAGGTAAAGTATGGTGGGATAAATAAAACAAATCATCCCTTTTTTACAGACCGACATTGCTAAAAACAGTGTCGGTTTTTTTTATGTGGTAAGGTATTGAAATCCCTGTTCAGTCAAACGTTTGTGCTATAATTTGTGGCGTTTTAGCGTTAATGTAGCCTTTACATTTTTATTTTGTAATAATCCCTCAAATATCCTTTAAAATAAACAATTACTAAATTTTTAGGTGAGGTTTTTTTGATTTATTTCATAGAATATCGATCAAACGTTTGCGCATTGTTTTGTAAAAAAATGTGATTTGTTTGACCTTACCTTTAAGATAACAAACAAAACTAACGTTCCCAAAATAATTACTGGTTATAATTTATTGTAAGCGGTAAAAATAACAACTAATCAAACCTAATTTTTTTTTCATGACCAAATTTTACATCCGAAAAATCGGCCTTCTTGCCGTTTTTCTGCTGGTTGTTACGTCCGTATCAGCCCAGTTAAAAATTACCGGAGTTGTCAAGGGCTCTGACGATGGCCTGTCGTTACCCGGCGTATCGGTAAAGGTAAAAAATGCCACAACAGCAGTAAGTACCGATGGAAACGGCCGGTATAGCTTAACTGCCTCAAAAGAGGCCACTTTAATTTTCAGTTATGTAGGCTACAAATTAAAAGAAGTACAGGTAAATGGGCGTAGCGAAATTAACGTTAACCTTAATCCCGATCAACAATCATTAACAGATGTGGTTGTGGTGGGTTATCAGCAAATAAAGCGAAAAAACTCTACCGCTGCACTTGCCACAGTAACCAGTAAAGATATCGAGAATCTTCCGGCTGCTAGTGTTGACATACTTTTACAGGGTAAATTACCTGGGGTGAACGTACAAAACTTTACCGGTCAGCCAGGGGTAAGTACCTCTTTAATGGTGCGTGGTAATACCCGGATCATGTCGGCAGGAGAATTTGATGGCGACAGGGCCTTCAGTAACCCGCTGTATGTTATAGATGGTTTACCGATATCAGAAGATGAGGTCGAATCATTCACCCAAACCGGAACCAATTTTTTAACCTCATTAAACCCTAATGATGTAGAATCTATCGATGTATTGAAAGATGCATCTGCAGCAGCCATTTACGGTTCGAGGGGTGCAAACGGTGTAATTTTGATTAAAACAAAAAGAGGAGTAGCTGGTGTCCCGAAAGTAAGTTTTAATACTTATTACGGAATAGTTAAGCAACCCGATTTTTTACAAACTGTTATTGGTGCTGAAGAAAGAAGAAGAAAACTCGATCTGATTTATAACTACGCAAACCCTACACAGTTAAGAGACCGGGTTCCGATTATGTTAACTGATAGTTTAAATCCTTCATTTAATAATAATAACAACTGGCAGGATTTATTTTACCAGAATGGCACAGTTTCTAATCAGGATTTGGCCGTATCAGGTGGAAGTGAAAAATTCAATTACCGTGTTGGTGTTGGCCACTACAATGAGAAAGGAATTATTAAAGCTACTGGCTACGAACGCTATTCTATTAATGCGAATTTAGGTGCAAACTTCAGTGAAAAATTTCAGATGCAAACTTCACTGCGTTTAAGCAGGGGGATAAGACTGGCAGGCAGGGTTAGGCCAGAAGAGCAGGGCTATCGCAATGCATTTAAAATTAATCCTGTAAGTATGCCCTCTTCATTGTTTTATTTATCCGATCAGGATAGGGCAGATATAGACGCACCTTATAACGCTGTACGGAATAACAACTCTGATAATAATGTGAGTATTGTAACGAAGTTAACCTATAATATTGTTAAAAACCTTTCTGTTAACACCGAGGCAGCCATTAACTATAGTTCGTCTAAACGAGATTTCTTTAGTCCGGCCAGAAGCGAATACAATGGGAGGGCTTATGCTTATTCGGGATATAGCGAAGGCTTAAAGTATTTAGTTACCAATACCTTACTTTATCACTTTAGCATTAACGAAACGCATAACTTAAATTTTCTTGCCGGACAGGCTTTTGAGAGCCGCGATAATAAATCGTTAAATGTAGCGGGTGAAGGGATTCCGAATGATAATATCAAAGTAGTGTCTGGTGTTGCGCAAGGAGATTTATCAGGTGGATCAGATCATTCTACTTATGCCAAGCTTTCGTTCTTTGGCAGTGCACACTATGATTATAAAGAAAAATACCTTTTCGATTCCTACCTCAGGGCCGATGCATCCTCAAGATTTGGACGTGATAACAGATGGGCCGTTTTCCCTTCGTTTTCTGCTGCTTGGGTAGCTACAGAGGAAAATTTCATGAAAAATATTTCATGGATTGATATGGCAAAAGTAAGGTTTAGCTGGGGTTTAAGTGGCGATGAGGCCAGTATTGGTGATAACGATCGTTATAATAGCTTTGCACTTGGTGGTGCAGGTTATAACGGTAGCAACGCCGGCACTTACGATGGTGTTCCGGTAATCTACCCAAACTTTAATAAATTAACCAACAATAATTTAACCTGGGAAGAATCGGCACAAACCAATATTGGTTTAGATTTAGACCTTTTTAAACACCGCTTAAGTATTACGGCCGATGCTTATGTAAGAAATACGACCGGACAAATGCTAAAGGTACTGGTACCCGAAACCTCTGGTTACAGCACCTCGCTAAGCAATGCTGCAGGTGTTAGAAACTCCGGACTTGAATTTCAGATTTCAGGTAGGGTTTTTAAACCGGAGTCTGCTTTTCAATGGAGCCCGTCAATTAATATTTCATTCAATAAAAATATAGTTACCGCGCTTCCAAACGGAAACCGCGATTTGTATAGCAATGGGACCATCTATGTAGTAGGTAAGCCGCTAAACATGTTTCAGATGTACATTACCGATGGCGTAATTAACTCTATAAACGATTTATTGGTAAACCCTTACACTGGGCAGGTAGGTAGCACCAAATGGGGTACATTAATTTTGGGTATGCCAAAATGGAGAGATATCAGTGGAGATTATAAAATTTCTGATAACAATGGTGAAAATGATATTACCTTTTATGGCGATCCAAATCCAAAGGCTACGGGTGGTATTAACAATGCTTTCAGGTATAAAAACTTCTCATTGTCTGTTTTTACCACGTTTACCCTGGGCAGAACCATTGTAAACAGCACTTTGGCACAGCGATTATCTAATGGCTTATTTTATGGTGATCCTGAAGATTTGGCCAGAGCATCAATTGGAGATTATGAGCAATACAATTACTGGCGTAAACCTGGCGATAATGCTACGTTCCCAGCACTCAATCCCTTTGCAGGTTTATATGTATTCAGGTCTAATCAGAGCTTTTACGTAGAACCAGGCTGGTATGTTAGGATTAAAAATGTAAACCTGAGTTACGATTTTACACCAAAAAATTATCCCTGGATGAAAAAGTTAAGCATTAACCGATTAAAACTGTACACTATGGTTGATAACCTGGTGATGTTCCAGAAATTCTCTGGAATTGATGCTGAGGCAGTAAATGCGCAAGGATATGATTTTGGCGATGGTTACCCTATCCCTAAAAAATACACCTTTGGTCTTCAGGTAGAATTTTAATAAATAAGCAGATGAAAACGAATTATAAAAAAACAAGAAGTAGTTTGCTCATTATAGCAACGCTACTAACCATATTAATTGCTCCATCCTGTAAAAAGGCTTTAGATAATGAATTAGATAATGCCACTTACGATGATAAATTCTGGAAAAATGAATCTGATGCCCAAGGGGCTATAGGTGGGCTTATGCGCTTTTACGTACCAGTTTATATACAGATAATGCTTTCTTTATTTGGGGCGATTTACCTTACGGTGAGTTTAAAACTGATGATACCAACATGCAGGGTCCTTATGTAAATGGAGGTTTAAATGCCGTTTATTATCGTGAAGGTGGTGCACATACATGGACCAACTGGTACAAAGTAATTAATGTTTGTAACCTTGTTATAGATAAGGTGCCAACTATAGCCGATGCTTCTTTTGCAGGTGGTGCTAAAGGGAAGAACTATATTATTGGCGAGGCGTATTTCTTGCGTGGCCTGTGCTATTTCTACCTGGCGAGGGTTTGGGGCGAAGTACCATTACAAAATGACGCGATTTATACTGCAGAACAAATTAAGTTATTGGCACAGTCGCCGGAAGAAAAGATTACCGATCAGGTAATCAGTGATGCTACAAAGGCATCGGCATTAATGACTTTTGAAGGCACCACGCAATATCAACGGGCAAGGGCTAATAAAGGCGCAGCTTTAGGACTGCTGGCGCACGTTACCGCTTGGCGACACGATTATGCTAAGACCCTGGTTTATACCGATTCTATTATTAACAGGGTAGATACCTACGGATTGGAAACTGGCGAGAATATCAGAATGCCATTTAAGAATACCAATTCAAAAGAGAATATTTTTGTAATCCCTTCTTCAAATGCAAAAAAGGAAGCTTATTTCTATGGAGGTATTGGTTTTCAAACCTTAATGGAGCCTTACACAAATAGTTTCGGTAAGCCTTTGTATTATGTTAATCCTGACTTTCTTTTCAATATCTATCCAAACACTGCAGATATCCGGTTAGAAAAATTTTATGGCTACAGTAGCAGCGCTGATATCGATCTCTTGATAAAATACAGTGATGTGGGTTACAAAACGCCAACCGAGCCTTACATCGAGAGTAATCTGATTATTTACCGCTTAGCAGATATGTACTTATTAAAGGCAGAAGCACTGAATGCGCTGAACAGGGATCCTGAATCGAAAACAGCTTTGAATGTGGTAAGAACAAGAGCAAATACTGGGGCGAGCAGTGCTGTGGGTAACCTCTTAAAAATTGACATTATGAACGAGCGTGTACGCGAACTTGCAGGCGAAGGGCAGAATTTCTTCGACGGAGTAAGGATGAACCGTAGCCCAATCTGGATGACTGATGCCCGTAAAACACTTAAAGGCTGGAGATGGCCAATTGCCAACAGTATTCTGCAAAACAACAACCTCATTAACCAAACCGAATTTTGGAAAGGTAAATATTAAGCATATACAACATGAAAAGATACATATTTATAATTTTTGCAGCTGTAGCGATTTTTTTCGGCTGTAAAAAAGGCAACGGCATTATCGATGGAGGGCTAAGCAATCCAAAGGTGAATTTTAATACTTACGATTTTTTAAAGTCGCATCCTAAAAAGGTTTTCGATACGACTTTAATGGTGATTGATAAAGCGGGTTTAAAAGATATCATTAACGGAGATGTGACCTTCTTTGTACCCAACAATTATTCGATTAATAACTTTCTGAACATTAAGCGTGATGAAGCCCGTCAAATCGATGAGAACAAAAAGTATACTTTAGATTCTCTTTTTAAATATTTTACACCTGCCATGCTTCGCGATTCGCTGGGGATTTACGTTTTTAAAGGTAAAATCTCCTACGGACAACTTACCGAAGCCGGAGAAATTTACCACTCGGTGGTGGCTCCTGCTGAAAATTTCCTGATCTCCTATACAAAAACAACAGGTTACCTTGTGGATGGGATTATAACCACTGACGCCAGGTTGGTCTATTTTGTAAAAGTACTGGGAGACAGAGATATTATGGTAAATGGTAAAATGGAAGATCCAACCGGAGATCCTGCGTTGTTAGATAGAAGTACTGTTTGTCAAACTTCAGGTATTCAAACCACAAACGGTATTGTTCATGTACTGAGCAATTCGCATCCATGGACATTTAAAGTAAAAGATTTTTAAAGCAATATTTTATGAAAAAGATATATTTATTTGGAGGCATACTTTGCCTTATCATAGCTGCCGTAAGCTTAAATGCCTGCAGAAAAGTAAAAGAAGGCTTTTTAAGTGATTACCTGCGCTATTCTTCAAATCCCTTAAGGGTTAATGCAGGCTCGTTTTATCTGTCGCAAGGATTAATACCAGATGCATCAACACCACCGTTTAAAGTAACCTTGTTAAATGTTCGGAATAAAGCAACGGGAAAACGTGCCGATGAATTTTTTAAAGAGTATGAGTTAGATGTTTGGAAGTTACCTTACGATCCCAGAACTGATACCACACTTGCTTTAATCAATGCGAAAAGAACTCGCGTTAAGAAAACGCCTTTCGAAGTAGCACCTGCCAGCGGGCAAATGGTTTTTAATGAGGGAAGTAACAATATCCCTCCGGGAGAGTATTTGCTGGATATCCAGGTTGAAAATCCAAACGGCACAAAAGTGTACAATAGTATATGTACCATTATATTGGCACCACAGGTAGAGTATGAGTATATTAATGCACCATACTCACTTGCTGTTGAGGCAACCAGCGAAACCGCAATCAGGTTTGCTTACGATGCAGATTGGATTGATGCTACCGTAGGTCGCTCAACTACAGCATGGTTGAAAATTAAGCGTATTGCCGATTCTCCAAATCAGGTTGTACTTAAATTTAAAGATAAAAACGGCGCGCTAATTACTCCGTCAGAGTACAAACAAAGACCAAGTGGTAATACTTACCTTAAAACCCTAGGTACTTTTGCATATAAAACTACTGTTACCGATACAGCTGTGCTTTACGATTATGCTACTAGTCCTTTCCCTGCGCTTTATTGGGATACACAAAGTAACGGTATAAACTGTTATTATCGGATTAATGCCAGCAACATTGCATCTATTGACACAGCAAACGCTCCAATTTGGGGACCGCCATCGCAATTACCTTACGGTACCTGGAGCAAAAGGCCAGTTAAACTGAATGTTAGGTTTAATACACGTATAAACAGACCGGGTAAATATTTGTACGAAGTTATTTTAGCAGCCACCAAAAAATAAATTTATAAACAACTTAATCTTAAAAAAACATGAAAACAACACGTTATTTTGCATTAATCCTGGCAGCTGCCATTTGTTTATTCAGTAGTTTTAAGCCGGATGTAGCCAAGAGTGCGGTCAAACATTTGCCTCCTATCGTAATTACCAAAAACTTTACAGCTGATAATAGTGTACCGGGAGTAGCAACTACCCAGTATAATGCGGGGCAACTTTATGGTGCTGTAACAACCACTATTCAAGGAGTTGGTACCGTTACTTTAACCAATGTTTCACATTCGGGAGGTACAATTAATGTAGATAAATTTGAGGGCTATATTTCAGATGGTACCTACGACTACCACATCTATGTTACCATTACCGGAAATACCACAAGTGGCTGGCAAATTTATAGTGCCACAGCGGAAGCAGTGATATAAATATTTGCATATAGCGAATTTAGATTTTAACATTTAAGCAGCCTGCATTGCCAAAAGCAATGCAGGCTTTTTTATTGGTAACATTTCTAATGCGATTTTTGATTAACCATACAATAGTTTGATATTTAGAAACCAAACCAACTAACGCAATGAAATTCAGATTTGTACTAGCCACCTTACTAATAGGAGGTCTTATGGTCCAGGCCCAACAAGGCCCAAAAAAAAATCAGTCAAAAGAAACTGTTACCGCCACACAGGTTACCGTTAAGGAAGAAGCCAAACCGGGTAACAACGAGCGGAATATAAAAGTAGAGAGTACAGTGGTAAGCAATCACTCTGTAACTATTGATGGTAGGGCCGTGCCCTATAAGGCAACTGCCGGCACCCTGCCAGTTTGGGATGAAGATGGAAAACCAATTGCAGGTTTGTTTTATACTTACTACGAACGCAGTGATGTACAAAACCGTGATAAAAGGCCTCTTGTGATTTCTTTTAACGGAGGTCCTGGTTCTGCATCTGTTTGGATGCACATTGCCTACACTGGCCCTGTGGTATTAAATATTGATGATGAGGGTTATCCCGTTCAGCCTTATGGTTATAAAGAAAACCCATATTCTATTTTAGATGTGGCCGATGTGGTTTACATCGACCCGGTAAACACAGGTTATTCGAGAGCGGTGAGCAAAGATATTCCCGGCAATAAATTTTTTGGGGTGCGTGCTGATATTAAATACCTGGCCGAGTGGATAAATACCTTTGTAACCCGCAATAACCGCTGGGCCTCGCCTAAATTTTTAATTGGCGAGAGTTATGGTACTACACGCGTTTCGGGATTAGCGCTTGAGTTGCAAAACAACCAGTGGATGTATTTAAACGGAGTTGTATTGGTTTCACCTACCGAGCTGGGTATTGAGCGTAGTGGCCCGGTTGATGCAGCTTTACGTTTGCCTTATTTCGCGGCCACGGCCTGGTACCATAAAGCTCTGGCAGCAGATTTACAGAGCAAAGATTTAACTGCAATGTTACCCGAGGTAGAAACGTTTACCATTAACGAGCTCATTCCGGCCATTTCGCAAGGCGGTATGCTTAGTGCCGATAAAAAGAAAGCCATTGCAGGTAAAATGGCCCGTTACTCAGGTCTTTCTGAAAAGGT is drawn from Pedobacter sp. HDW13 and contains these coding sequences:
- a CDS encoding RagB/SusD family nutrient uptake outer membrane protein, producing MQGPYVNGGLNAVYYREGGAHTWTNWYKVINVCNLVIDKVPTIADASFAGGAKGKNYIIGEAYFLRGLCYFYLARVWGEVPLQNDAIYTAEQIKLLAQSPEEKITDQVISDATKASALMTFEGTTQYQRARANKGAALGLLAHVTAWRHDYAKTLVYTDSIINRVDTYGLETGENIRMPFKNTNSKENIFVIPSSNAKKEAYFYGGIGFQTLMEPYTNSFGKPLYYVNPDFLFNIYPNTADIRLEKFYGYSSSADIDLLIKYSDVGYKTPTEPYIESNLIIYRLADMYLLKAEALNALNRDPESKTALNVVRTRANTGASSAVGNLLKIDIMNERVRELAGEGQNFFDGVRMNRSPIWMTDARKTLKGWRWPIANSILQNNNLINQTEFWKGKY
- a CDS encoding fasciclin domain-containing protein, which produces MKRYIFIIFAAVAIFFGCKKGNGIIDGGLSNPKVNFNTYDFLKSHPKKVFDTTLMVIDKAGLKDIINGDVTFFVPNNYSINNFLNIKRDEARQIDENKKYTLDSLFKYFTPAMLRDSLGIYVFKGKISYGQLTEAGEIYHSVVAPAENFLISYTKTTGYLVDGIITTDARLVYFVKVLGDRDIMVNGKMEDPTGDPALLDRSTVCQTSGIQTTNGIVHVLSNSHPWTFKVKDF
- a CDS encoding S10 family peptidase, encoding MKFRFVLATLLIGGLMVQAQQGPKKNQSKETVTATQVTVKEEAKPGNNERNIKVESTVVSNHSVTIDGRAVPYKATAGTLPVWDEDGKPIAGLFYTYYERSDVQNRDKRPLVISFNGGPGSASVWMHIAYTGPVVLNIDDEGYPVQPYGYKENPYSILDVADVVYIDPVNTGYSRAVSKDIPGNKFFGVRADIKYLAEWINTFVTRNNRWASPKFLIGESYGTTRVSGLALELQNNQWMYLNGVVLVSPTELGIERSGPVDAALRLPYFAATAWYHKALAADLQSKDLTAMLPEVETFTINELIPAISQGGMLSADKKKAIAGKMARYSGLSEKVILDHNLNVPTDFFWKELLRDKGFTVGRLDSRYRGIDKMSAGEGPDYNAELTSWLHSFTPAINMYLRNELNYKTDLKYNMFGSVYPWDKSGDQTGDNLRQAMAQNPYLHLLVQSGYYDGACDYFNAKYSMWQLDAAGKLQDRVSWEGYRSGHMMYLRKDDLKTANNHIREFIKKALPKAGESAKF
- a CDS encoding DUF5007 domain-containing protein → MKKIYLFGGILCLIIAAVSLNACRKVKEGFLSDYLRYSSNPLRVNAGSFYLSQGLIPDASTPPFKVTLLNVRNKATGKRADEFFKEYELDVWKLPYDPRTDTTLALINAKRTRVKKTPFEVAPASGQMVFNEGSNNIPPGEYLLDIQVENPNGTKVYNSICTIILAPQVEYEYINAPYSLAVEATSETAIRFAYDADWIDATVGRSTTAWLKIKRIADSPNQVVLKFKDKNGALITPSEYKQRPSGNTYLKTLGTFAYKTTVTDTAVLYDYATSPFPALYWDTQSNGINCYYRINASNIASIDTANAPIWGPPSQLPYGTWSKRPVKLNVRFNTRINRPGKYLYEVILAATKK